A stretch of Gemmatimonas aurantiaca T-27 DNA encodes these proteins:
- a CDS encoding putative quinol monooxygenase, whose product MIITQVHIHVLPEHVDAFLVATLDNARNSVQEPGVIRFDVLRQADDPTRFSLMEIYRDAQAPVAHKETAHYARWRDTVAPMMASPRTSVRYEAEFVPTSSTE is encoded by the coding sequence ATGATCATTACCCAGGTGCACATTCACGTACTCCCCGAGCATGTCGACGCCTTTCTGGTCGCCACACTCGACAATGCCCGCAACAGCGTGCAGGAGCCCGGAGTCATCCGATTCGACGTGCTGCGCCAGGCCGATGATCCGACCCGGTTCTCCTTGATGGAGATTTACCGGGACGCGCAGGCGCCGGTGGCCCACAAGGAAACCGCACATTACGCACGCTGGCGCGATACCGTCGCGCCAATGATGGCATCTCCACGTACCAGCGTGCGCTACGAAGCCGAGTTCGTGCCTACTTCGTCGACGGAATGA
- a CDS encoding ABC transporter ATP-binding protein: MTMTTSQTLGATSLPCIVQLEGIGKVFATDEIDTHALQDVSLEVQRGDWVSIEGPSGSGKSTLLSILGLLDTPSSGHYLLAGTPVSALGVDARADVRLQQIGFIFQQFNLITDLTVGENVALPLTYRGIAPAEREARVADALERVGLAHRANHYPSQLSGGQQQRAAVARAVAGDPVLLLADEPTGNLDSASGDAVMTLLSELHADGATLVMVTHDARYASRAHRTISLFDGRIGEPVGTG, encoded by the coding sequence ATGACGATGACCACATCTCAAACCCTTGGGGCAACGTCTTTGCCGTGCATCGTGCAGCTCGAAGGTATCGGCAAGGTGTTCGCTACCGACGAGATCGATACTCACGCACTGCAGGATGTATCTCTCGAGGTACAACGTGGAGACTGGGTGAGTATCGAGGGACCCAGTGGCAGCGGCAAGAGCACCTTGCTCAGCATACTCGGCTTGCTCGACACGCCGAGCAGCGGCCACTACCTGCTGGCCGGCACACCAGTGAGTGCACTGGGCGTGGACGCCCGCGCCGACGTACGACTCCAGCAGATCGGCTTCATTTTCCAGCAGTTCAACCTCATCACCGATCTCACGGTGGGTGAAAACGTAGCGTTGCCACTCACCTATCGTGGGATCGCCCCGGCAGAACGGGAGGCGCGGGTTGCCGATGCGCTGGAGCGCGTCGGACTGGCGCACCGGGCGAATCACTATCCCTCGCAACTGTCAGGCGGCCAGCAACAACGTGCCGCGGTGGCACGGGCTGTAGCGGGTGACCCGGTGCTGCTATTGGCCGACGAACCCACGGGCAATCTCGACAGCGCCAGTGGGGATGCCGTCATGACATTGCTATCGGAGTTGCACGCCGATGGCGCTACGCTGGTGATGGTCACTCACGATGCCCGCTATGCGAGTCGTGCACATCGCACCATTTCACTGTTCGACGGCCGGATCGGCGAGCCCGTTGGCACGGGTTGA
- a CDS encoding YncE family protein, whose product MASRRALPVAAAFFTATLTATSALSAQPRGTIVASNMDAHSVTIVDVASAKNLATIPVREGPHEVAISPDGKQAVVAIYGNRNSVGSSLAVFDLTKPTAEPRYIELGAGNQRPHGLAYLPDGKNLLITGERAQRVLLMNLDTQAIDSSMSTGQATTHMVSLTANGGHAYTTNIAAMSVSAIDVKTRKVTGTWPVGARIEGVAVMPDGKEVWVGGNESHLVYALDAATGAVTHRIEGFGMAYRIGITPNNRTAIISDPGSEKIHIADVATHTIRKTIDIPAQAPAGGADATARPASPQGVTISRDGNYAFVTLKAVAKVAVVDIARGEVVKTLTVGAGSDGVGYSPFIPSTK is encoded by the coding sequence ATGGCATCTCGACGCGCACTTCCGGTCGCCGCGGCCTTCTTTACGGCAACGCTCACTGCCACCTCGGCCCTGTCCGCCCAACCACGCGGTACCATCGTCGCCTCCAACATGGACGCGCACTCGGTGACCATCGTGGACGTGGCCAGCGCCAAGAACCTCGCCACGATTCCCGTGCGGGAAGGCCCGCACGAGGTGGCCATTTCTCCTGATGGCAAGCAGGCGGTGGTCGCCATCTACGGCAATCGCAATTCGGTGGGCAGCTCGCTGGCCGTGTTTGATCTGACCAAACCCACGGCGGAACCGCGCTACATCGAGCTGGGTGCGGGCAACCAGCGGCCGCATGGCCTGGCGTATTTGCCCGACGGCAAAAACCTGCTCATCACCGGCGAACGTGCGCAGCGTGTGTTGCTGATGAATCTCGACACACAGGCGATCGACTCGTCGATGAGCACCGGGCAGGCCACCACGCACATGGTGAGTCTCACCGCGAATGGCGGACATGCTTACACCACGAACATCGCCGCGATGAGTGTGAGTGCCATCGACGTGAAGACGCGCAAGGTGACCGGCACGTGGCCGGTGGGGGCGCGTATCGAAGGCGTGGCCGTCATGCCGGACGGCAAGGAAGTCTGGGTAGGGGGCAACGAATCGCACCTGGTGTATGCGCTCGATGCCGCCACCGGTGCCGTGACGCATCGCATCGAGGGCTTCGGCATGGCCTATCGTATCGGCATCACGCCCAACAACCGCACCGCGATCATCTCTGATCCGGGCAGCGAGAAGATTCACATTGCCGATGTGGCCACGCACACCATCCGGAAGACCATCGACATTCCAGCGCAGGCACCGGCCGGCGGTGCCGATGCGACCGCACGTCCTGCGTCCCCCCAGGGCGTGACGATCTCACGCGACGGCAACTATGCGTTTGTCACGCTGAAAGCCGTGGCCAAGGTGGCCGTGGTGGACATCGCGCGTGGTGAAGTCGTGAAGACGCTCACCGTCGGGGCTGGCTCAGACGGTGTGGGCTACTCGCCGTTCATTCCGTCGACGAAGTAG
- a CDS encoding M14 family zinc carboxypeptidase, producing MIRSTFASTLTARVAALLGLGASLALAPAAEAQHTFADPGATFDPAVPTPQAILGYELGSRFTTHRQMMRYIERIAATSKRVKVDTIGRSFEGREMLLLTISSEANLARVAEIKRDAQRIADPRGAGAGDIDAAIKRLPSIVWLAHSVHGGEASGVEAGLGLLYQLAAGTDANTRMSLDSTVVLIDPNQNPDGRERHTHDIERMWSPMGLASDASAMNNAGSWPGPRTSHYYFDLNRDWYAQSHPESRGRVREFLKWMPHVAVDLHEQGSSSSFYFAPPREPDNQNNPKHLPKWFDIFAAAHGAAFDVHGWSYFRREGYDSFYPGYGEGWPMLTGSVGMLFESASSAGGSVMRNDGTLRTLKQAAWEHFTAEWATVRTSASRRTELLRDYAAVRAGAITTHAKGPMRGMVFARDAEGRADSLAVKLLENGLEVQMVRGSTTLPSATSYFQGTTSAVTLKDGGYVVDFAQPMGHLAKALLEPDAALDSAFLKFELELRRTGQRNRFYDMTAWSLPLAWRVEAWTVPAMPAGLVAAEVPSMNIMGVPRSNYGYAFAPGSESSIRLLASLLSDSVRVWYAPNSFTSKGQKFPNGAFVIRVAFNRPEVHDIIVRRVAEARATIVPIPSAGVDEGTDLGSNSVIPVQRPKVALLGGAPVNGTSFGFSWYAMDQRLKYPSTIIDANFVGSGDLAQFTTIVVPSVQAAALDRALGDGGRDRLVNWVRNGGTLIALDAASAWLAQERVGLVRTRVRRDSARADSAGGAPLPSSLPGVMARASIDTLSPLMAGITNKEIPVFANSDRVFTVPRDLRAGEAIVRFAAAPRVRISGFYWPEMPARIAGSPYLWTERAGRGRVILFAHDPVYRDQLRGTLALFANAVLLGGSF from the coding sequence ATGATTCGCTCCACGTTCGCTTCCACGCTCACCGCACGCGTCGCCGCCCTGCTGGGCCTCGGCGCTTCCCTCGCGCTCGCCCCAGCGGCTGAGGCGCAACACACCTTCGCCGACCCGGGCGCCACCTTCGACCCGGCAGTGCCCACCCCCCAGGCCATTCTGGGATATGAGCTCGGCAGCCGCTTCACCACGCACCGGCAGATGATGCGCTACATCGAGCGCATCGCGGCCACCAGCAAGCGGGTGAAGGTGGACACCATCGGTCGCTCCTTCGAGGGGCGCGAGATGCTGCTGCTCACCATCTCCAGCGAAGCCAATCTCGCGCGTGTTGCCGAAATCAAGCGCGACGCTCAGCGCATCGCCGATCCGCGTGGTGCCGGCGCAGGTGACATCGACGCGGCCATCAAGCGCCTGCCGAGCATCGTGTGGCTCGCCCACTCGGTACACGGCGGTGAAGCATCCGGCGTGGAAGCGGGTCTCGGTCTGCTGTATCAGTTGGCCGCTGGCACCGATGCCAACACACGCATGTCACTCGACAGCACGGTGGTGCTGATCGATCCCAATCAGAATCCTGACGGCCGCGAGCGCCATACGCACGATATCGAGCGCATGTGGAGCCCGATGGGTTTGGCCAGCGATGCCAGTGCGATGAACAACGCCGGTTCGTGGCCTGGTCCACGCACCTCGCACTACTACTTCGATCTCAATCGCGACTGGTACGCCCAGTCGCACCCGGAATCACGTGGCCGTGTACGTGAGTTCCTGAAGTGGATGCCACATGTGGCGGTGGATCTGCACGAGCAGGGTTCGAGTTCGTCGTTCTACTTTGCCCCGCCACGTGAGCCGGACAACCAGAACAATCCCAAGCACCTGCCGAAGTGGTTCGACATCTTTGCCGCGGCTCATGGCGCGGCATTCGATGTGCACGGCTGGTCGTATTTCCGTCGTGAAGGCTACGACTCGTTTTATCCGGGCTACGGTGAAGGCTGGCCGATGCTCACCGGCTCCGTGGGCATGTTGTTCGAAAGTGCATCCAGCGCCGGCGGTTCGGTGATGCGCAATGACGGCACGCTGCGCACGCTCAAGCAGGCCGCATGGGAACACTTCACGGCCGAATGGGCCACGGTGCGCACGTCGGCCAGCCGGCGCACGGAGTTGTTGCGTGACTACGCGGCGGTGCGTGCCGGTGCGATCACCACGCACGCCAAGGGTCCGATGCGCGGCATGGTGTTCGCGCGCGACGCCGAAGGCCGTGCCGATTCGCTGGCGGTGAAGCTGCTGGAGAATGGCCTGGAAGTGCAGATGGTGCGTGGCAGCACGACGCTGCCGTCGGCCACGTCGTATTTCCAGGGTACCACGAGTGCGGTCACGCTCAAGGACGGCGGCTATGTGGTGGATTTCGCGCAGCCGATGGGTCACCTGGCGAAGGCGCTGCTCGAGCCCGATGCGGCACTCGACTCGGCGTTCCTCAAGTTCGAGCTCGAGCTGCGTCGCACGGGTCAGCGCAACCGCTTCTACGACATGACGGCGTGGTCGCTGCCGTTGGCGTGGCGTGTGGAAGCCTGGACGGTGCCCGCGATGCCGGCCGGTCTGGTGGCCGCAGAAGTGCCGAGCATGAACATCATGGGCGTGCCACGTTCGAACTATGGCTACGCGTTCGCACCGGGCAGTGAGTCGAGCATCCGCCTGCTGGCGTCGCTGCTGTCGGATTCCGTGCGTGTGTGGTATGCCCCGAACAGCTTCACATCGAAGGGACAGAAGTTCCCGAACGGAGCGTTTGTCATTCGTGTGGCGTTCAATCGCCCGGAGGTGCACGACATCATCGTGCGTCGTGTGGCGGAAGCGCGGGCGACCATCGTGCCCATTCCGTCGGCGGGTGTGGATGAAGGCACAGATTTGGGTAGCAACTCGGTCATTCCTGTGCAGCGTCCGAAGGTAGCGCTGCTGGGTGGTGCACCGGTGAACGGCACATCGTTCGGATTCAGTTGGTACGCGATGGATCAGCGCCTCAAGTATCCCTCCACGATCATCGACGCCAACTTCGTGGGCAGTGGCGATCTGGCGCAGTTCACCACGATCGTGGTGCCGTCGGTACAAGCGGCCGCGCTCGACCGCGCCCTGGGCGACGGTGGCCGTGATCGCCTGGTGAACTGGGTGCGCAACGGCGGTACGCTGATCGCGCTCGACGCCGCCAGTGCATGGCTGGCTCAGGAGCGTGTGGGCCTGGTGCGCACGCGCGTGCGTCGTGACTCAGCCCGCGCCGACAGCGCCGGTGGTGCGCCGCTACCGTCGAGCCTTCCGGGTGTGATGGCCCGTGCATCGATCGACACGCTGTCACCGCTGATGGCCGGCATCACCAACAAGGAAATCCCGGTCTTCGCCAACAGCGACCGTGTGTTCACAGTGCCCCGTGATCTGCGCGCGGGCGAAGCCATCGTGCGGTTCGCTGCCGCACCCCGCGTGCGCATCTCCGGTTTCTACTGGCCCGAAATGCCGGCGCGCATTGCCGGCTCACCGTATCTGTGGACTGAACGTGCGGGCCGAGGTCGTGTGATCCTGTTTGCGCATGACCCGGTGTACCGAGATCAATTGCGCGGAACGCTAGCCTTGTTTGCCAACGCGGTGTTGCTTGGCGGGAGTTTCTAA
- a CDS encoding pyridoxal phosphate-dependent aminotransferase, with the protein MLPHLLPSRRDFSGDDLIFTLNAAAQRRAAGGASVINATVGALLDDAGKLVVLESVMQQWRQLTPMEVAPYAPIAGDPAFLLALTQRHWPSLTSYGIGVATPGGSGALALTLRNLLERGNTLVTAAPYWGPYATIAAEGGVRIATVPYPAPGEALDVGAWEQAMRDVLDEQGRLLLWLNDPCHNPTGRSFTRADRETLLSVLRDIASQGPVTLLLDLAYLDYARDPQAVTEALEDYAAFGAEGSVLVGASLSLSKAFTLYGSRAGALVFPWAADKALQSALVTSCRGTWSNCARAPMSVLSRFSKDADAQAALAAEHAQWRTVLTARAEALDAALRAEGLPGAAWDGGFFVTLAAADPQVVTERLQERDVFVVPMPEGLRVGICGMRAADAPRFAAAYKASL; encoded by the coding sequence ATGCTCCCACATCTTCTGCCTTCACGTCGCGATTTCTCCGGCGACGACCTGATTTTCACGCTCAACGCCGCCGCTCAGCGACGTGCGGCCGGCGGTGCGAGTGTCATCAACGCGACGGTTGGTGCGCTGCTCGACGATGCCGGCAAGCTGGTGGTGCTGGAGAGTGTGATGCAGCAGTGGCGTCAGCTCACGCCCATGGAAGTGGCGCCGTACGCGCCCATTGCCGGCGATCCGGCATTTTTGCTGGCGCTCACTCAGCGCCACTGGCCGTCGCTCACGAGCTACGGGATCGGAGTGGCCACGCCGGGTGGTTCGGGCGCGCTGGCGCTCACGCTGCGCAATCTGCTGGAGCGTGGCAATACACTGGTGACGGCGGCCCCCTATTGGGGCCCCTACGCCACCATCGCTGCGGAAGGTGGTGTGCGCATCGCCACGGTGCCATACCCGGCGCCCGGTGAAGCGCTCGATGTGGGCGCCTGGGAGCAAGCCATGCGCGATGTGCTCGACGAACAGGGGCGTTTGCTGTTGTGGCTCAACGATCCATGCCACAATCCGACGGGCCGCAGTTTCACGCGCGCCGATCGTGAAACACTGCTGTCGGTGTTGCGCGATATCGCGTCGCAGGGGCCGGTGACGTTGCTGCTCGACCTGGCGTATCTCGACTATGCACGCGATCCGCAGGCGGTGACCGAGGCGCTCGAAGACTATGCGGCGTTTGGTGCCGAAGGCAGCGTCCTGGTGGGCGCGAGCCTGAGCCTCAGCAAGGCGTTCACATTGTACGGGTCACGCGCCGGCGCGTTGGTGTTCCCGTGGGCTGCCGACAAGGCGCTGCAATCGGCACTGGTCACGAGCTGCCGCGGCACCTGGAGCAATTGTGCGCGGGCGCCGATGAGTGTGTTGTCCCGCTTCTCCAAGGACGCCGATGCGCAGGCCGCACTTGCCGCCGAGCATGCGCAGTGGCGCACCGTGCTCACCGCACGTGCCGAAGCGCTCGATGCGGCATTGCGTGCCGAAGGATTGCCGGGCGCGGCGTGGGATGGTGGCTTTTTCGTGACACTCGCCGCCGCCGATCCGCAGGTGGTCACCGAGCGTTTGCAGGAACGCGATGTGTTCGTCGTCCCCATGCCGGAAGGCTTGCGTGTCGGCATTTGTGGCATGCGTGCGGCCGACGCTCCACGCTTTGCAGCGGCGTACAAGGCCTCGCTGTAA
- a CDS encoding DUF7010 family protein, whose translation MSDTSFAVAQADMRHGYLHGAPGVLVSGLVWLTAALIGVVRSDTAAVYALLVGGMLIHPLSVLLTKTLRRPGAHTKGNPLGTLAMEGTFWLLAGIAIAWGMHVVRLQWFFPTMLLLIGGRYLTFRTLYGLRVYWVLGASLGVAGLLLAVLLVRPSWAAFTGAGIELAFAAVLFAQASKQNTTAT comes from the coding sequence ATGTCCGATACATCGTTTGCCGTTGCCCAAGCCGATATGCGCCACGGTTACCTGCACGGCGCTCCCGGTGTTCTGGTGTCCGGTCTGGTGTGGCTCACTGCGGCGTTGATCGGCGTGGTCAGATCGGACACGGCGGCGGTGTATGCGCTGCTGGTCGGCGGTATGCTGATACATCCACTCAGCGTGTTGCTGACCAAAACGCTGAGACGCCCGGGCGCTCACACCAAAGGCAATCCGCTCGGCACATTGGCCATGGAAGGCACGTTCTGGCTGTTGGCCGGCATTGCCATTGCATGGGGCATGCATGTGGTGCGTCTGCAGTGGTTCTTTCCCACCATGCTACTCCTGATTGGCGGACGCTACCTCACATTCCGCACACTCTACGGGCTCCGCGTCTACTGGGTGCTTGGTGCCTCCCTCGGTGTCGCCGGTCTGTTGCTCGCCGTGCTGCTTGTGCGACCATCCTGGGCGGCATTCACCGGGGCCGGCATTGAACTGGCCTTTGCCGCCGTGCTCTTTGCGCAGGCTTCGAAACAGAACACCACCGCCACCTGA
- a CDS encoding Ada metal-binding domain-containing protein, producing the protein MTSPDPTPKLYQLVGPDGTRYSSPDKGTLGGYRKERRYGRLDCKAARRALATGRGYEQQRVFFADEAAAIAAGYRPCAVCMPEAYKAWKTKG; encoded by the coding sequence ATGACGAGCCCAGACCCCACCCCAAAGCTGTACCAACTGGTCGGCCCCGACGGCACCCGCTACAGCAGCCCTGACAAGGGTACCCTCGGCGGCTACCGCAAGGAACGCCGATATGGCCGGCTCGACTGCAAGGCTGCCCGCCGAGCGCTGGCCACCGGCCGCGGCTATGAGCAACAGCGGGTCTTTTTTGCCGATGAGGCCGCCGCGATTGCGGCCGGCTACCGCCCCTGCGCGGTCTGCATGCCCGAGGCTTACAAGGCATGGAAGACAAAGGGATGA
- a CDS encoding GNAT family N-acetyltransferase has product MTRFTGRRNVWAIEVAICPCRTERESHRSRLHPSMVRPQMSAGDPEASFTLITDPGSDAFAQFFAIYEASIPEYERKSREAIAALVTRADYRIVGLEMNNDIVAFFILFLSTAHSLGLLEYMATTSSARNGGLGSKLFRKAAELAGELPMLVEVDSEREDTPDRALRVRRKEFYFRHGCRQIPHLDYRMPMVGSAEPPTMDLLLYWKEHEEVLSPGLVRQWLEHIYVDVYGCSRDDGRIATMVLSVSKI; this is encoded by the coding sequence TTGACACGTTTCACCGGGCGCCGCAACGTATGGGCCATCGAAGTTGCTATCTGCCCCTGCAGAACCGAGCGGGAGTCACATCGTTCGCGTCTGCACCCCTCGATGGTCAGGCCGCAAATGTCTGCTGGCGATCCGGAAGCATCGTTCACGCTGATCACTGATCCCGGAAGCGACGCCTTCGCGCAGTTTTTCGCGATATACGAAGCGTCGATACCGGAATACGAACGTAAGTCTCGTGAAGCCATCGCCGCGCTCGTGACGCGCGCGGACTACCGGATCGTTGGGCTCGAGATGAACAACGACATTGTCGCGTTTTTCATACTCTTCCTGTCGACGGCCCATTCCCTCGGACTGCTCGAGTACATGGCCACGACGAGTTCGGCCCGCAACGGGGGATTGGGTTCGAAGTTGTTCCGGAAGGCCGCCGAGCTCGCAGGGGAATTGCCCATGCTGGTCGAAGTGGATTCGGAACGGGAGGACACACCCGACCGAGCACTCCGCGTGCGCAGGAAGGAGTTCTACTTCAGGCATGGTTGCCGGCAGATACCGCATCTCGACTATCGGATGCCGATGGTCGGAAGTGCGGAACCTCCGACAATGGATCTGTTGCTGTATTGGAAAGAACACGAGGAAGTGCTGTCTCCTGGACTCGTGCGGCAATGGCTTGAACACATCTACGTCGATGTCTATGGCTGCAGTCGCGATGATGGGCGAATCGCGACTATGGTCTTGAGCGTCTCTAAAATCTGA
- a CDS encoding ABC-F family ATP-binding cassette domain-containing protein: MTLISIGNAGVDFGASEIFRDISFTVAAGDRWAVVGRNGTGKSSLIRLITGDLTPTRGSLARMPGLRVALMDQHRRFPEDQSLWDIVADAFGDLRALERSLAEQAANLEHDHSESSMERYGRDLERFERDGGYQMAAKVDSVLMGVGFDPDAARQTRIGTLSGGERGRVALARQLATPSDLLLLDEPTNHLDLETTAWLEQHLAASDRTVICISHDRAFLAAIADHVLHFEGGSAFPYTGSYQSFVQQREERRLTQLRQFDKQQKVIAAESDYIARNIAGQNTAQAKGRRKRLERMPRLSAPIGADGVMALRLSAGNRSGDRVIEAQHVTVGVPTPDGPRTLVKDVSVVMERNEVVALVGPNGAGKSTLIKTLLGEHEPLDGEVKTGPSTTVAYYRQDLAHLPLDLTIYEAIATQRPLWERRMVQGHLGRFGYSGDEVQRTIGTLSGGERARVAMALLTLSTNNLLILDEPTNHLDVESIEVLEDAVEEYEGSVLIVSHDRAVLRGLATQVWELRDQELKVFPGTFVEWEELRAERRMREDKEARAESQRESERAAKQRDRERDEQKAREKSGNGSSASNGASTTLSPSDLRREQRAAQKALHDTELLVSVLETKIEDLSGQLDNATLYDTPAGIQKAAQLGKELDEARESLEQAMHDWGVAAERVQKSGAV, from the coding sequence ATGACCCTCATTTCGATCGGGAACGCGGGCGTCGACTTTGGCGCCAGCGAGATCTTCCGGGACATCTCCTTCACCGTGGCTGCCGGCGACCGCTGGGCCGTGGTGGGACGCAACGGTACCGGAAAGTCCTCGCTCATTCGCCTGATCACGGGCGATCTGACGCCGACACGAGGGTCACTGGCCCGCATGCCGGGATTGCGGGTGGCGTTGATGGACCAGCACCGCCGCTTTCCCGAAGACCAGTCTTTGTGGGATATCGTCGCCGATGCGTTTGGCGACCTGCGTGCGCTGGAGCGGTCATTGGCCGAGCAGGCGGCGAATCTGGAGCACGACCACAGCGAATCCTCCATGGAACGCTATGGTCGCGATCTCGAACGATTCGAGCGCGACGGCGGCTATCAGATGGCGGCCAAGGTGGACAGCGTGTTGATGGGCGTGGGTTTTGATCCGGATGCCGCGCGACAGACGCGCATCGGCACACTGAGCGGTGGTGAACGTGGCCGTGTGGCGCTCGCCCGCCAGCTTGCCACACCCTCCGATCTGCTGCTGCTGGACGAACCCACAAATCACCTCGATCTCGAGACGACGGCGTGGCTGGAGCAACACCTCGCCGCCAGCGATCGCACGGTGATCTGCATCAGCCACGATCGCGCGTTTCTGGCTGCGATTGCCGATCATGTGCTGCATTTCGAGGGCGGCTCGGCGTTTCCCTATACAGGCAGCTATCAGTCGTTTGTGCAGCAACGCGAAGAACGCCGGCTCACGCAACTACGGCAGTTCGACAAGCAGCAGAAAGTGATTGCTGCCGAGAGTGACTACATCGCGCGCAACATTGCCGGACAGAACACGGCGCAGGCCAAGGGACGTCGCAAACGTCTCGAGCGCATGCCACGTCTGTCAGCCCCCATTGGCGCCGATGGTGTGATGGCACTGCGGCTCAGCGCGGGCAACCGCAGTGGAGACCGCGTGATCGAAGCGCAGCATGTCACGGTGGGCGTACCCACGCCCGACGGGCCGCGCACGCTGGTGAAGGACGTGAGCGTGGTCATGGAGCGCAATGAAGTGGTCGCGCTGGTGGGTCCCAACGGGGCCGGCAAGAGCACGCTCATCAAGACACTGTTGGGTGAGCACGAGCCATTGGATGGAGAAGTGAAGACGGGGCCCAGCACCACCGTGGCCTACTATCGCCAGGATCTCGCGCATCTGCCGCTTGATCTGACCATCTACGAAGCCATCGCCACGCAGCGCCCGCTCTGGGAGCGTCGCATGGTGCAGGGGCATCTCGGTCGGTTCGGCTACAGTGGCGACGAAGTGCAGCGCACCATCGGCACGCTATCAGGTGGTGAGCGCGCACGGGTGGCCATGGCGCTGCTGACGTTGTCCACGAACAACCTGCTCATTCTCGACGAGCCCACCAACCACCTCGACGTTGAAAGCATCGAAGTGCTCGAGGACGCGGTGGAGGAGTACGAGGGCAGTGTACTCATCGTGAGCCACGACCGTGCGGTGCTCCGTGGTCTGGCCACGCAGGTGTGGGAACTGCGCGATCAGGAACTCAAGGTATTCCCGGGCACCTTCGTGGAATGGGAGGAGCTGCGGGCCGAACGTCGCATGCGCGAGGACAAGGAAGCGCGCGCCGAGTCGCAAAGGGAATCGGAGCGTGCGGCGAAGCAGCGTGATCGCGAACGCGACGAACAGAAGGCGCGCGAAAAGAGTGGCAACGGATCGTCGGCATCGAACGGAGCGTCGACTACGCTGTCGCCGAGTGATCTGCGTCGGGAGCAACGCGCTGCCCAGAAGGCGTTGCACGATACGGAGCTGCTGGTGTCGGTGCTGGAGACCAAGATCGAAGACCTGAGCGGACAGTTGGACAACGCCACGCTGTACGACACGCCGGCCGGGATCCAGAAGGCCGCACAGTTGGGGAAGGAACTCGACGAAGCGCGCGAATCACTCGAGCAGGCCATGCATGACTGGGGCGTAGCCGCCGAACGCGTACAAAAATCGGGCGCGGTCTGA